The Bradysia coprophila strain Holo2 unplaced genomic scaffold, BU_Bcop_v1 contig_297, whole genome shotgun sequence DNA window CACTGtgttggaaaaaatctataaactttacaatgtgctgttcgacgacaaacatcctcaattacacaacaaacacgtggttaacctgcaattgaaacacatgaaattaattttgtgattattgctcccacaatgtgatcggatcaatattttatcaatgcaaTTAGTAGATCTGGAAGCCAGCGGTATTAAGctggaaaagttttattcacttttgattgcaataaaacgttttacgaATCACATTTTCCAACTGCGTGTTCGGCGTGTGGAGGATACTATTTGTAACAttaaaaagagaataaaaaacgttTCCAGCTTAATACCGCTGGCTTCCTACAAGTCAGATCTACTTATtccattgataaaatgttaatccgatcacattgtgggaggaataatcacaaaattatgtcaggtgtgtttgggactcggtgtgtttgggactaaacctgtcttgcccgtttctattctatatactcattgaagagtataacctgaagtgaaccATAACTCGCCGATCCATGAAGCAATCGTCGTCTTCTCGTCTTTTCTACCTCTTAATACATTCATTCCTGAACCCAATACCACATCTGTATATAGAAATACAGTTAAAACAATGCTCTGATCTGATACATCTCGAAATGAgaatggaatggaaaaaacaaaaagtcgtcCGAGTCTCGTTTATCCCTAGAGTACCCAGAGACACCGTTTTGTTCcgctaaattcaaaaacttcgcAGTTCATCTTTACAATTCCAGTGAAATGTAAAGTGAAGACAAACACATTGGGGAACTCATCAGGGACGACTCGGTGTGGTTGTTGCCtgtcttgcccgtttctcttctatatactcattgaagagtataacccagggcctactttaaggaatttaatttccaaaaatttcgaaaatttcacaaatttcacaaaaattctttaaatttctaaatttggtTTTCTGAAAGATGTCATTCCaaagtaatcagttaagcttaaagacatgaaaaacaactaaaaaggcagtaaaaacaacatttacgatgcaatctgttgtgtttttagataaaatgacgaaaagtgatggaaaaattggagaatttttggaaatttaatttccttaaaataggccctggtataacctgaagtgaatcataactcgcCAATATATGTGTTACACCGAGAAACACACCGACACCGAGACACACCGAAATTGTGtcgtccatgtgtatgcattcacaatgatacCATTTATTAACTGGGCATTACCGTTaattttagcgttagcgggggatttagcgttggaaattagcgttagcggccgtTTAGCTAACGTTCTCTATTATCTAAATCGTTGTGGCTGTCTTTTCGAACATCTTCGAACAAGAAGAACTTGGGAACATCAGTGGAGCATATCTCGCTAGAGAGAGATCTAGGCAAGTAACAATTGGTAgagaatgaatgaataaagaGAGACATCATTCGTGGTGTGTGAGTTgatttttccatgaattttgCACATTATTCTTCTACGTACCTTAAATCTATTGAAAATCTGCTGCGCATTAATCTGTCTAATGGATGGAATCATCTGTTAACGATGGCAGACACTTCGAAATAAATGACAAGCTCAGCTCAATGAGGTCTTGAATCGCAAATATCatgtttaaaacaaatgaagtaaaagatttgaactcaatcttttgaaaatacttagatcaaatgaagtaatagatcaacTAGTAAAGCTGATGCTGTATGTGAGAGAGTTATAGTTTTATAAGACGATGTCCACAGCTTCAAAGAACTTAACTTAAAGAAActcaaatgatgaatttaagATCACGTTTGAAAATTATGGATGAACATTCTTAAACAATAGAATTGAgctgaaaaatttcaatagactgttatgatcagagcgagaaaaccgaagactagttattataacttggcttggggtacttgtcaaagtatttgcttctctttcaacgtggtacgttgagagcgagagaacagaagaccagtttatttaaacttgccttggggtacttgtcaaaatatcttcttttctttcatcataacagtctattgtCCGTTCTATTGTTGGTATGTTTTTCAATatgtcaaaaaattttaggcacactgtACTTTACAAACACAATTGATTAAAGGACTTTACTCAGCCTTAAGCACTCAACTAGGCATCCATATGAATGTGTCGttctcaaaatttaatttatcttCACAAAAAGATAAATATTTCACCAGCATGCAAAACGTTAAGTTTTGACCTAAATTTCCATTCACACCATATTCTCATACTATCCCGGTTTCATGTTTCGCTGATAAAACCACCGAaactaaaacaattttatcaaaaaaccGTCGCTTGTAAAGTCTCAAATgtgagaaatattttctccactcgATAAACATATCTCAAGTTTCACGAACATCAAACACTACACACGAAAACGGTATTTGGTGTGAAACACACACCCAATGCTTCGAATAAAAATTACCATTCAATCGACTCGTGATGTGATCTCATCATCAagtattattttcaattgcgAGACTTTTAATTTGTCCGTGACCTTAGCATCGTATTAACAGTGGAAACACTATTTCGAAtcatttttatgataaaacTTTCTAAAATCGTTGGAGAtaaatcttcaaattattaCCTGAAACAAAACGCCTGTGATGACGACACGGAATTGCAGCAATAGGTAATAGGTTGTTGCTGGAATTCGTTTTTCAACGCAAAAGATGTTTTTATTTGTCTGAATTAAATTGGTATTGTTGTTGAGTGACTTACGGTCAAACGATGATAAATTGATGAAGGCCAAATTGTTGTACAGGCAGTAGAGAAAAGCTGGCACGAAATAATATCCGAGAACGTTCCTACCTTGGTATATACTGGCAACCAATGTCCTTACAGTGTTccttataacaaaaatattttcaaaaaattatttttggagaaAACAGAGGGAAACAGAACTCGATATTCTTACTCAGCTTTCTCGTTAATGAATAGACAAGTGGaaataatcaatttcaaaacttcGGTCATTAACACCGCTAGCACGGTATTGTAGTTATATCCACTATCAGATTCTTGCGAGGCAGTTACGAGTATTCCTTTGGGAGGGGATTCAAATAGGTGGGAAATTAGAATATTATTCGAAAGACCAGAAATTCTTCCGTAAATATTTACCTTGACTGATGAACAGTGACATGTATccgatgaaaattaaaatgcttTTCGTTGTCGGAAATAATTCCGACCATACAATATTTGTATGAGCCATTTTTTTGTGGCACTTGCGCTATcactttaaatatttatggaaTCGACAGAGTCATAACTATAGAATGTGGTTGATTGACGGACAAATTTTTCACTGTTACACCAAATTTAAAAACCTTTAGGTTGAAATACTGGCACAGCGAATTGCACAAATTCTCGTCCGATAAGAATTTccgttttttgtttacatcaaATTCAGTTACAACAACAGAAAACACTTTGTTCAACCATCGTTAGACGACGATTGGATACACATTTTGATTCGTCTCATTTGTGCGGTTTTGGTTGTCAGCTGAGTCGTGTTTTATTGttacattgaaaactaatGTCCCCcgtaaaattccataaaatcgTTTTGAGAAATCAACTTCTTCACACTAGCACTCTCAGACACACTTTTGTTGACAGATGGCTTTTTCTTGGAATTTATACCATGCCGACTATACGTGGCTccttcagaatttttattcaGGTACACTTGAATTGAAACAGGTCAACCCGATACGAGTTAAACGAGTTACACTCAAGTGGTCTCGGGATCACCTgtcaaaaatgtataaattaaaaattgaattgagagCAAGGCTCAGTTTAAATGTACATGCtgtttctctcattttgacgtgtgacccCGTGATGCGTTGAAGTAAatcgagagagagagagagagagagaccaGTTTTGTGGGTTTATATCACTTTCGGTCAGTTTCCGCTGGAGGTGTAGCTGTCAAatagaacaaaacaaaattgaaattaacaacAAGTCTGTTccaactgtaaacacgaactttgacaacccaaacaacgacaatttcatccacagcaacgtcgcttacgtgatatttcatacaaatcgagcaaaCGTCGCcgacgcgatttacacagaaatattattgaggttatggttctgtggatgaaatttgacaattcatatggccttggaacaaacctataaaaGGTTTACAACAACAAGTTTGACAGATACACCTCCAGCAAGATTTAACTGGTCACTTTACCTGTCTCATGCTTTTATTTTGCTCTTTAAACAGACTATAGTGTGTTAAAAGAGAgtagaaattttgacatataaCCCATCGGGCTCAGTTAAATTAGCTGGTCTGTTCCCTTGTCTTTACGCTCTTTTAAAACTGTATTAGCGAATCGTTCGGCCTTTGACTATGAACAATGAATTCTCTCATCAAACATTCTTGTCCCCATTTAATACTGTGAGACTGAGTCTTAGAGTCAGATATTCAGGCTAGTTGATAGAAGTAACAATATTCTCAGCCACACAGAGCTAGCTGAGGAGAGTTATGCTCTAACCGTCataaaaagacatttttcaaataaaaatttttcggttcatgcaTATCTCTTCAGAGCTATTGTATTTATGAGTAAATCCTTAAGGATAAGCTCTGACCGCTGAACTGTTACACTTCATTCGATCAAGTGCAGTTAGACAATTTCTTTGTCTATTTACACAATTGGTCAGTGAAACTTTGTGTATCCTACGGAATGACTTCACTTCACCTAACGACATCTAGTATCGAGCACCACCATTATAGATTTAAAAGTGCTAATTAGAAACACTTTCTGTTGGGAGTAATGACCATGCAAAACATTTGGTTTGATTTTTAACCTTGTGTAAATGATGGTCGCatgaatctgctacttctatTGTTCAAACTAGTTTTCAGAGTCTTcactaaatcttttacttcataagtTTAAACGCACATTCGGATGGTAAGGATATAAGGGGTACCATCTAGATATCATTGCTTATTATTAGcctcgttgtcgataacaaatgataaGAAAGGTGAGACATTACATCTCGCTGGCGAGACGAATTGAGGTCCAATTTAATGCGTCTGAGTCTATAAAAACATGTTTGCCTTCTAGAGAAGCGACAAAAccaatcaaaattcaattcgatGAGAGCAAATCTTGTTtttggatttattttttaattataaaatcagTTGGCattcaacgaaaaatactTCGATTGAACTGCCGCAATTGAAGGAAAcgaaaatcacttaaaaacgATGGTATCAAGCATGGCTCCCAAACACTGGACGATATTGTTCTGCATCAGCGTGTCCACCTTCTCTTCCAAATGCCGTTTCGGATCTTGTTTGCCCACATTTTTGATTGCCAGTTGTTCGGGTGTCATTTTCTCTTCATCCTCCAGTGCCTAGTGGATTTGGCGATACATTGTTAGTACAAATTCGTAAAGAGATCACCAAGCGGCGCACACTCACCTTATTGTAATTTTTGGCCAAATCCAACATTTCAGCGACCGTACTCTCATTGATGGTGCAATGTTCATTGTAGTTGGCCAGCGTAAGGCCATCCATCCACGATTTTTTGTGCAGATTCAATAGCATCTTTTGCTCGAGTTCGTTTTTCCGATAGTTAATGCTAATCGAATAGTAATGCCGATTCAGTCCATGTATCAACGCTTGAACAGACGGTTTCTGTAGATGACCTAAATTCGATGTAGTCTGTCGCGGCTCTTGACCCAAAACTAACATATTCGGATTGATCAGCCGGAAAGCGTCGATGACCACTTTTCCTTTCACCGATTGAATCGGATCGACGACAACAGCTACAGCTCGTTCGCTAAGCGCTTCGAAGGACTGCTGCGTGTTTATGTCGACACCGGACAACCAACAACCGAAACCCGGATGTGAATGATACCAACCGACAACCATCTCCGGACGACCGGTCTGCTTCAACATATCCAACATCTTTGCCTGAAAGACGGGATCGACAGCCTCGACGGATACACCAGTACCAGTTTGTGGCATCGCGAATACATCGATTACTTGTACGGTGTAGTCATCGACGAATTCACCTGGAATGCGAGGAGAGGATGAATGAAgcaaatttcaaatgattttgattgacaaaaaagtttacccAACATGAGACCCATGACTTCCATTGGTACGCCTGCTCGACcatgttttaacattttgagTAGAGCTAATGATGAGATGTAAACTTGTTCAGCCGTATCCACAACTGGGGCATCTGCGGTCAGTGGTGGTACTTGCGAAAGGCCTGCATTTTAACAAGACAAAGAAAACGAGAAATTCAGCACTTTACGTTCCTCGAAAAGTCATCTGAGTAATGATTTCCATTGCGTTAAACAAATACACTCACCCGGCACTCCGCTACCCAATCTTAATAGACGatccattttaaattttctttcttcttttcaacGAATCCGGACAATTTATGCACTTTGTGATCTGTGTTTGGAATATTCTcaatcgaattttttctttatttcacgTTTAAAGCAATAGCTTTTGTGTTAAAAACTCGCTCGTCCAGCATTCACACAAAGTGACAGATGAAATATGCAAGTCAACAATTTCGGCTAAATTCACGGATAGACATTGTCCCAGCAAACTTTCTTGTTCGGCGTATTTTTATCGGTTTTATTTTCGAACGAATGCAATCGACTACGTGGAAAAGTGGagcgaaaatttgaaaacactTTCTTCGTAATCGAAATAGTTTTTAGGTAAAGCCCATAGCACTGCTTCCAGCACGAACACTCGTTTTTCCCACGTCGAAAAGCCTGCAAATTTTCAGATATGTATGCGTGTACGGTTGAATGTGTTGTGTGCTTTTatccacacaaaaaacaatgaCTCCCATCTttacgagaaaatgcaaaaccTATTTTGATTGCATAAGCCTCCGAATTTTTCTTGTGTTAATGCTAGAAACAGAGCTGTGGTAAGTCTcaaatgtatggagaaaattAGTAGTTCGTCATTGTTAGGTCCTACTCTCAAAGATGTTCTCTTAGAGTGAAAGTGAAATTGTTATGGATTGTATGTAATCAACAGGGCCTATATAAACCAACAGATTTGAAAAGTGATGAAGAATCTGGCGATGAAGCTTCGAAGGATGACAGTGATGATAGTGAAGGtaattaaaaactttgcattcacccaacgcacttcaagcaaaagtgcttcgagtgacagctgccaaatagactagtattttgcatgaaaaatgtttccacatttttttacagtgccaaagtttgtttgatacactgtcacgtttcagtactctatttagagtaccactcatgattgaagtgcgttgatttaaCATCAATTGatcgtaaaaaatatttttgttttgtaattattctggatgttgtattgcttcggACACACCGATCGTTagactaatttttgaaattgaagagTGCAAAGTATgagaaatcaaattgaaatttggaaataaaatttttgttgtacgcGCCCTAATGAGATTCGAACCCGAGACCTCTTGCGTATGAAGCAAGCGGTCAACGATCTGAACCACCGGGCgcgtacaacaaaaattttatttccaaatttcaatttgatttctcATACTTTGCActcttcaatttcaaaaatttttgttttgtttcttagaACTAGGACTTAGAACTTAGAACtagaaaaaattgcgtcacaaagtggtagatgattcggctttttCCGGTTTTCCTCTGTTTCAGGACGaatttttccctattttaacaattttcttaacagtactttcctcaacatctgccacttgtgacgcaattttttttgttgattttttttctagaattttttcggtaaaattttgtttttcatatgGCTCAATATGAAAACGTCATTGCACAAATTACGGATCATAGCATCGTCAGTTGTGCTACgaatttctttccattttacatGCACAAATCAAGATTCATTTTTGGCTTGAACAAATCACTATTCGCTAGTAGCTTGTATGATAGTTTGAGGAGTTTGTCCCTACTAAATTGATGGGCAAATTagtgcaaaaattttaccagtTTCCAGTTACCAGTTTCTCGACGAAATATACTAAAATTGCGTTACATTTAAGCACGTACTCAAATAACATGATATTAGTTCAGTGAAAGTTGTTTTTTCTAtcagaaaatagttatttatgatatCGAATGCAAAGTACTTGATTAGACTCtaaatgtgtaattatgacacgaggccaAAGCATGTCCAAAATTCTTTATTCAATAGAAACTTAAAGcatattcaaacattttatcatCGTCGTATACGTTTCCCGGTTCACACGGTCGCTTAACTTCGTTGCTATATTCTCGAATCCATTTGTTTGCAACCCATTTGCTGCCCAATAGGACTGGACAGGCAGAATGCCTTGTTTTAAAATCACACGATCCA harbors:
- the LOC119078763 gene encoding 26S proteasome non-ATPase regulatory subunit 14, encoding MDRLLRLGSGVPGLSQVPPLTADAPVVDTAEQVYISSLALLKMLKHGRAGVPMEVMGLMLGEFVDDYTVQVIDVFAMPQTGTGVSVEAVDPVFQAKMLDMLKQTGRPEMVVGWYHSHPGFGCWLSGVDINTQQSFEALSERAVAVVVDPIQSVKGKVVIDAFRLINPNMLVLGQEPRQTTSNLGHLQKPSVQALIHGLNRHYYSISINYRKNELEQKMLLNLHKKSWMDGLTLANYNEHCTINESTVAEMLDLAKNYNKALEDEEKMTPEQLAIKNVGKQDPKRHLEEKVDTLMQNNIVQCLGAMLDTIVFK